In a genomic window of Dyadobacter fermentans DSM 18053:
- a CDS encoding single-stranded DNA-binding protein, giving the protein MNSVKLIGTVGREIHVKEFEGGKMLSFSLATDEGYVNKNNEEIKNTVWHHVVIWRELAERCEAFLTTGKMISVEGRLTYRQYVDKDNRTVRRTEVTAFKVEEILKKQEEAV; this is encoded by the coding sequence ATGAATTCGGTAAAACTAATCGGAACTGTGGGGCGCGAGATCCACGTCAAAGAATTCGAGGGCGGCAAAATGCTTTCCTTTTCACTCGCGACGGACGAAGGTTATGTGAACAAGAATAATGAGGAGATCAAAAACACCGTATGGCACCATGTGGTGATATGGCGGGAGCTGGCGGAGCGTTGCGAGGCTTTTTTAACGACCGGGAAAATGATCTCAGTCGAAGGCCGGCTGACCTACCGGCAATATGTAGATAAGGATAACCGTACAGTCCGGCGTACAGAGGTAACCGCGTTTAAGGTGGAGGAAATCCTGAAAAAGCAGGAAGAGGCAGTATGA
- a CDS encoding tetratricopeptide repeat protein, translating to MSKTSEQIDEEIKFLSECDKSFSSRAEASSFFATRAWEYLQEGSLDTACYRFNLAQLLNDKNVEAYWGLGVVSYQRENWVDAKRMLSKGVSLQGDNVALLVDLSTVELKLYAITSRKEELDEASELLKHAVSIDSTYALGQYNLALLHYNLNELDKSWEHLHKGRTLDFNQLNLDFVELLKAKMPDPQGFFK from the coding sequence GTGAGTAAGACATCGGAGCAGATCGACGAAGAGATCAAATTCCTCAGTGAATGTGACAAATCGTTTTCCAGCCGCGCGGAAGCCAGCAGCTTTTTCGCAACCCGCGCATGGGAATATTTGCAGGAAGGATCGCTGGATACCGCCTGCTACCGCTTCAACCTTGCCCAACTCCTGAACGACAAGAACGTGGAAGCCTACTGGGGGCTGGGCGTCGTATCGTATCAGCGCGAAAACTGGGTGGACGCGAAAAGAATGCTGAGTAAAGGCGTAAGTTTACAAGGCGACAATGTGGCGCTGCTGGTGGATTTATCGACTGTAGAGTTGAAACTGTACGCGATCACCAGCCGGAAAGAGGAGTTGGACGAGGCGTCGGAGCTGCTAAAACATGCTGTTTCCATCGATTCTACTTATGCGCTCGGGCAATATAACCTGGCGCTGCTGCATTACAATCTCAATGAGCTCGATAAGTCGTGGGAGCATTTGCACAAAGGCCGCACGCTCGATTTCAATCAGCTGAACCTCGATTTTGTAGAGTTGCTGAAAGCTAAAATGCCCGATCCGCAAGGGTTCTTTAAATAA
- a CDS encoding DEAD/DEAH box helicase: MQETQNTFEQFKLNRQLLNAIEEAGYTEPTPIQEQAIPVALAGQDILGIAQTGTGKTAAYTLPLLMRIKYAQGQHPRALILAPTRELAMQISEAIAQLSKYTDIRTVVLYGGVGPKTQIEAIRKGVDIIVATPGRFMDLYFQEEIVVKHLNVMVLDEADKMMDMGFMPQIRKLLEVIPRKRQNMLFSATFSGKVENLSYEFLEFPTRIEVTPQATAAEMVTQVLYEVPNFRTKINLLSYLLEDKEALTRVLVFTRSREVAGLVHQNLLNRVVPEAELRVIHANKGQNTRINAMEAFREGNVRVMVATDVVARGIDITEVSHVVNFDVPLIYEDYVHRIGRTGRANNVGNAITFMTIADEYHIRKIEAMIRMEIPRAEFPDDVYIAETPFQERQDMLREIDNQRRKEDPTFKGAFHEKKHGYPPARKGTGNTGKGRKGGGGRSKRR; this comes from the coding sequence ATGCAAGAGACGCAAAATACATTCGAGCAGTTTAAGCTCAACCGACAATTGCTCAATGCGATTGAAGAAGCAGGTTACACCGAACCAACCCCCATTCAGGAGCAGGCAATTCCCGTGGCGCTGGCCGGGCAGGACATTCTGGGCATCGCGCAAACCGGCACCGGGAAGACCGCGGCTTATACATTACCATTATTAATGCGCATCAAATACGCCCAGGGACAGCATCCCCGGGCGTTGATTCTGGCACCAACCCGCGAGCTCGCGATGCAAATTTCCGAGGCCATCGCACAACTCAGCAAATACACCGACATCCGCACCGTGGTGCTCTACGGCGGCGTTGGTCCCAAAACGCAGATCGAAGCGATCCGCAAGGGCGTAGACATTATCGTGGCTACGCCGGGACGGTTTATGGATCTGTATTTCCAGGAAGAAATCGTCGTGAAGCATTTAAATGTCATGGTGCTCGACGAGGCCGATAAAATGATGGATATGGGTTTTATGCCGCAGATCCGCAAGCTGCTCGAAGTAATTCCGCGTAAGCGGCAGAATATGCTTTTTTCGGCCACGTTCTCAGGCAAAGTGGAAAACCTTTCCTACGAGTTCCTTGAATTTCCGACACGCATCGAGGTCACTCCGCAGGCTACCGCTGCCGAAATGGTGACCCAAGTACTTTACGAGGTGCCCAATTTCCGCACGAAGATTAATTTGCTATCCTATTTATTGGAAGATAAAGAAGCCCTCACGCGTGTGCTTGTATTCACACGCAGCCGCGAGGTGGCGGGCCTGGTGCACCAGAACCTACTTAACCGCGTAGTCCCGGAAGCCGAATTGCGCGTAATCCATGCAAACAAAGGCCAGAATACCCGCATCAATGCCATGGAGGCGTTCCGTGAGGGGAATGTCCGGGTGATGGTGGCTACCGACGTGGTGGCGAGGGGCATCGACATTACAGAAGTGAGCCACGTCGTCAATTTCGATGTCCCGCTGATTTACGAAGATTATGTGCACCGCATCGGCCGGACCGGCCGGGCGAATAATGTGGGCAATGCGATTACCTTCATGACCATCGCCGACGAATACCATATCCGCAAGATCGAGGCAATGATCCGTATGGAAATCCCGAGGGCCGAGTTTCCGGATGACGTGTACATTGCCGAAACGCCATTCCAGGAGCGGCAGGATATGCTGCGCGAGATCGATAACCAGCGGCGCAAGGAAGATCCGACATTCAAAGGAGCATTTCACGAGAAAAAACACGGCTATCCGCCAGCCAGGAAGGGAACGGGAAATACCGGTAAGGGCCGCAAGGGCGGAGGCGGAAGAAGTAAACGCAGGTAA
- a CDS encoding TonB-dependent receptor plug domain-containing protein, giving the protein MILLACRALAWPVYAQTDSVALEPVVIKGFVPEKFMSGLKIQRIDSVPLAQLRFQNIGDILSAYTPIAFRNYGPGQLSTASFRGTSANHTAVLWNGLNINAPTLGQTDFSTIPVAGFDQLSVQYGSAASIVGSDAVGGSILLESNSSVSPFQISAGRQRESFDNHQTQADARYAWSLSNRWTFSGKTGIYNSRMNNNYPKPTRRTYALLPTETFQKGIVQDLFLRSRSDQEISAHIWLTDNKLVLTPDDLQGREMTRTTAYRTIVRYRMRTLTLRSAWVRDIIDYAKGDISRPDHSVTDKFASRVEKDFTLNIGENANPVYLKTGGEWTHYRSRVPGYFRMPVIENRTDFFLLTRWQPTSRLTTSINLRQGLVTGFNPPFTPSIGMEYSLVQKTHYHLALKGSYGRSYRVPTLNERYWKDLGNPDVRPETGWNKEAGLEQTFKAALGGTLRTSATFYHNRIKEWTYWNPSRGYRVENLQQVLARGIELQMNYQRQNGFWKTGIDAGYAFNRSSQEKAYDNYSQDIVGKQLVFVPEHTANANAFVQYKSTKLTGQLQAASKRYTTFDNSQFLDGYGLVNLLAETSFAVQKCRFLVQGQIRNVTDTFYLNVRNNAMPGRSFALSLTFSYDSQ; this is encoded by the coding sequence TTGATCCTGCTCGCTTGCCGTGCATTAGCTTGGCCGGTTTACGCGCAGACGGATTCCGTGGCGCTGGAACCGGTTGTAATCAAGGGTTTTGTGCCGGAGAAATTCATGAGCGGTCTCAAAATCCAGCGCATCGACTCCGTTCCGCTTGCCCAATTGCGTTTTCAGAACATCGGCGACATATTGTCGGCGTACACCCCCATTGCTTTCAGGAATTACGGACCGGGGCAGCTGAGCACAGCGTCGTTCCGCGGCACGTCCGCCAACCACACGGCAGTTCTCTGGAACGGGCTGAACATCAATGCACCTACCCTTGGACAAACGGACTTTTCGACTATCCCAGTGGCTGGTTTCGACCAGCTTTCGGTCCAGTATGGCTCGGCAGCGAGCATTGTGGGCTCCGATGCCGTAGGCGGAAGCATTTTGCTGGAAAGTAATTCGTCGGTCAGCCCCTTTCAGATTTCGGCGGGCAGGCAGAGGGAAAGCTTTGACAATCACCAAACCCAGGCCGATGCCCGGTATGCATGGTCGTTGAGCAATCGGTGGACGTTTTCCGGAAAAACCGGGATTTACAACAGCAGGATGAACAATAATTATCCGAAACCGACCCGAAGGACCTACGCGCTGCTGCCTACCGAAACTTTTCAGAAAGGCATTGTGCAGGATTTGTTCCTGCGCTCGCGAAGCGATCAGGAGATCTCGGCACATATATGGCTTACAGACAACAAATTAGTCCTTACGCCCGATGACTTGCAAGGTCGTGAAATGACCCGCACCACGGCTTATCGCACCATAGTCCGCTACCGGATGCGGACGCTCACCTTACGTTCAGCCTGGGTACGCGATATTATCGATTATGCCAAAGGCGACATTTCCCGTCCCGACCATTCGGTAACCGACAAGTTTGCTTCGAGAGTTGAAAAAGACTTTACGCTAAATATAGGCGAAAATGCAAATCCTGTTTACCTTAAAACAGGTGGCGAATGGACGCACTACCGCTCGCGCGTGCCGGGCTACTTTCGAATGCCCGTAATCGAAAACCGGACGGATTTTTTCCTGCTCACCCGCTGGCAACCCACCTCCCGGCTCACGACTTCGATAAACCTCCGGCAGGGGCTTGTTACTGGTTTCAATCCGCCATTCACGCCGTCCATTGGGATGGAATACAGCCTGGTTCAAAAAACGCATTACCATCTTGCATTGAAAGGCTCCTATGGCCGCAGCTACCGTGTGCCGACGCTGAACGAACGCTACTGGAAAGATCTTGGCAATCCTGATGTAAGGCCAGAAACCGGATGGAATAAGGAAGCTGGCCTGGAACAAACATTTAAAGCTGCTTTGGGCGGCACGCTGCGCACCTCCGCCACTTTTTACCATAACCGCATCAAAGAGTGGACTTATTGGAATCCGTCGCGCGGCTACCGGGTCGAAAACCTGCAACAAGTGCTCGCCCGTGGGATTGAGCTGCAAATGAACTATCAGCGGCAAAACGGATTCTGGAAAACCGGGATCGATGCGGGTTATGCATTCAACAGAAGTAGTCAGGAGAAGGCTTATGATAATTATTCGCAGGACATTGTGGGTAAGCAACTGGTATTTGTGCCAGAGCATACGGCCAATGCAAATGCATTTGTACAATACAAGTCCACGAAGCTCACCGGGCAGTTGCAGGCAGCGAGCAAGCGTTATACCACATTCGACAATTCGCAATTCCTGGATGGTTACGGGCTTGTGAACCTGCTGGCCGAGACAAGTTTTGCGGTACAGAAATGCAGGTTCCTCGTGCAGGGACAAATCCGCAATGTTACCGACACGTTTTATTTAAATGTCAGAAATAATGCGATGCCGGGAAGAAGTTTTGCATTAAGTTTAACTTTTAGTTACGATTCTCAATAA
- a CDS encoding DMT family transporter produces the protein MATPAEHFPTRTSLKGVYLMLGAAFFFSLTSAISKWLGREFHIVQLVFFRNIVGVVFILSSIRRRPLRQEGGKLGLLIFRGVVGTLSLYMLFYAIQTLGLGRASTYQYTYPIFLALLSWLLIGETLNSKEWLAIFVGFTGILFVFRPDLSSSLRDNALGLGNALLTAISYLSIRQLGVVYDTRAIILSFMLSGIVMPILSMLVGTYYPMEHLDFLIGTFKWPENAIQWLGFLALGLAALLGQRMLTQSFTHDKAGRVAAVGYSNILFSVLIGFFMGEAIPTISMLTGMILIIAGGVLVSFAKTKNA, from the coding sequence TTGGCCACACCTGCTGAACATTTTCCGACCAGAACCTCCCTGAAAGGCGTCTACCTGATGCTGGGAGCTGCATTTTTCTTTTCGCTTACCTCTGCGATTTCCAAATGGCTTGGCAGGGAATTTCACATTGTGCAGCTGGTGTTTTTCCGGAATATCGTCGGCGTGGTTTTCATCCTCAGCAGCATCCGGCGCAGGCCGCTCCGGCAAGAAGGCGGGAAGCTCGGCTTGCTGATTTTCAGGGGCGTGGTAGGCACATTGTCGCTTTACATGCTTTTCTACGCGATCCAGACACTCGGCCTCGGACGCGCCTCCACGTACCAATACACTTACCCGATTTTTCTGGCGCTTTTGTCATGGCTACTCATTGGTGAAACCCTCAATTCAAAGGAATGGCTGGCGATTTTCGTGGGCTTCACGGGAATTTTGTTCGTGTTCCGGCCCGACCTTTCCTCGTCGCTGCGGGACAATGCACTTGGCCTGGGCAATGCATTGCTGACCGCCATTTCCTACCTCTCGATCCGCCAGCTCGGTGTGGTGTACGACACGCGGGCGATCATCCTTTCTTTCATGCTCAGCGGCATTGTAATGCCGATTTTGTCGATGCTGGTAGGCACTTACTATCCAATGGAACACCTGGATTTTCTGATCGGAACATTCAAATGGCCGGAAAATGCGATTCAGTGGCTGGGTTTTCTCGCATTGGGGCTTGCGGCGTTGCTGGGCCAGAGGATGCTAACCCAGTCATTCACCCACGACAAAGCGGGGCGCGTTGCCGCGGTGGGATATTCCAATATCCTTTTTTCCGTATTGATCGGCTTTTTCATGGGCGAAGCCATTCCTACCATCTCAATGCTCACGGGCATGATCCTCATCATCGCGGGCGGGGTACTGGTTTCATTTGCTAAAACCAAAAATGCTTAA
- a CDS encoding thioredoxin family protein: MKRLLSSLILFSAMLVALTGFKADTNKPADGIQWLTIDEAYAKIQKEPRKVLVDVYTDWCGWCKVMDRETFKDKAVTDYINKKYYAVKLDAEQKGTIKLGDKEFKYLAQGGRGINEIALALTNNQPSYPTTVFLDDHFNMIQPLAGYLKAKEFHQIITFFGEDFHKKQDFETFKAKTYKELYPAK; encoded by the coding sequence ATGAAAAGATTGCTGTCTTCGCTGATCCTATTTTCGGCAATGCTTGTTGCTCTCACCGGCTTCAAAGCGGACACGAATAAGCCCGCTGACGGAATCCAGTGGCTCACAATTGATGAAGCCTATGCAAAAATTCAGAAAGAACCCCGCAAAGTGCTGGTCGACGTTTACACGGACTGGTGCGGCTGGTGCAAGGTGATGGACCGCGAGACGTTCAAGGATAAGGCCGTTACCGACTATATCAATAAAAAATATTATGCTGTGAAGCTCGATGCAGAGCAAAAAGGGACGATCAAATTAGGCGACAAGGAGTTCAAATACCTCGCCCAGGGTGGCCGCGGCATCAACGAAATTGCGTTGGCATTAACCAACAACCAGCCCAGCTATCCTACCACCGTTTTCCTGGACGACCACTTCAACATGATCCAACCCCTAGCAGGATACCTGAAAGCAAAGGAATTTCACCAGATCATCACCTTTTTCGGCGAAGATTTCCACAAAAAGCAAGATTTCGAGACTTTTAAGGCAAAGACTTACAAGGAATTGTATCCGGCAAAGTGA
- a CDS encoding YncE family protein, whose product MKKQLASSLAIAFSTLAVWSCNQSDPAPKGDYVRGVFVVNEGNFSQNNGAISYFARESNTATADIFAAANGTALKGGVQDYTAAEEQGIILVDNMSAGQDKVQFVQRYTFKDEGTIGAPDIENPREVVIVGRKAYVSCWGSNADYQYTTGYIAVIDLTTKKVTKKIDIAKGPEDLVYNAGKLFVGTTTFTNGNILTVINTNTDQVAQSIPMEGVVTPIGIDANGKLWISAGIKAQRLNPESLAVEATLAIGSDAAKVPGSFTMSSDLKTIYFVLTTFDANFNASGQTYKFGIADSQVDVSKPFINRYFTGLTIDPSQGLLYAAVTPSLTQSGYAVRYRGDGNVVDSIKVGVGPTGFFFQ is encoded by the coding sequence ATGAAAAAACAGTTAGCCAGTTCATTAGCAATAGCTTTTTCAACCCTCGCGGTTTGGTCCTGTAACCAAAGCGACCCGGCTCCGAAGGGCGATTATGTGCGTGGTGTTTTTGTGGTGAACGAGGGTAATTTCTCCCAGAATAATGGTGCCATTTCCTATTTTGCACGGGAAAGCAATACGGCTACCGCCGATATTTTCGCCGCGGCTAACGGAACAGCCCTGAAAGGCGGCGTACAGGATTATACCGCAGCCGAAGAACAAGGCATTATCCTCGTCGATAACATGTCTGCCGGCCAGGACAAAGTACAGTTCGTGCAGCGCTACACGTTCAAAGATGAGGGCACGATCGGTGCACCGGACATCGAAAATCCGCGTGAAGTGGTGATCGTGGGCAGAAAAGCCTATGTGTCGTGCTGGGGCAGCAATGCGGATTATCAGTACACCACCGGCTACATCGCTGTGATTGATCTGACTACCAAAAAAGTGACCAAAAAAATCGATATTGCAAAGGGGCCTGAAGACCTCGTATACAACGCCGGAAAGCTGTTTGTGGGCACTACTACATTCACCAACGGAAACATCCTGACGGTGATCAACACCAATACCGACCAGGTGGCTCAATCCATTCCGATGGAAGGTGTAGTGACGCCGATCGGGATCGACGCGAACGGGAAATTGTGGATCAGTGCAGGCATTAAAGCGCAGCGCCTCAACCCCGAATCACTCGCTGTGGAAGCCACACTGGCCATCGGCAGCGATGCCGCGAAGGTTCCGGGATCATTTACGATGAGCTCCGACTTGAAGACTATTTACTTCGTGCTGACCACTTTCGATGCCAACTTCAATGCTTCTGGTCAGACCTACAAGTTCGGAATCGCCGATTCGCAGGTAGATGTGAGCAAGCCGTTCATCAACCGCTATTTCACCGGCCTGACGATCGACCCGTCGCAAGGATTGCTTTACGCGGCCGTAACGCCTTCGCTGACGCAATCGGGTTATGCGGTGCGCTACCGCGGAGATGGCAATGTGGTCGATTCGATTAAAGTGGGCGTTGGACCGACCGGCTTCTTCTTCCAATAG
- a CDS encoding aldo/keto reductase, with product MKKVSLSDSGPKVSEAIYGFWRWTDEGAVTTTQIEKTVNLCLDLGINTFDHADVYGDHTIEEHFGKIIANKSFKREDIVLFSKCGIRMSQDKYLTYYDNSREHIINSINGSLKRLKTDYLDIFLLHQSDLLADPEETAMALAEVVTSGKAKHIGVANFTVFQHQLLASYLRIPIVTNHIELNLMNTTAIEDGRIDFIKQSFSKPLAWAPLAGGKILNGTDDKAVRLRAKLDEIGKKYDANIEQTAVAWLMKLGTLPIIGSLSEARIRNGASASDIKLTREDWYEIYQVVGK from the coding sequence ATGAAAAAAGTAAGCCTCAGCGATTCCGGCCCGAAGGTTTCGGAAGCAATTTATGGTTTCTGGAGATGGACCGACGAAGGCGCTGTTACCACTACACAAATCGAGAAAACGGTCAATCTCTGCCTCGACCTGGGCATCAATACATTTGATCATGCTGACGTTTACGGCGACCATACGATTGAAGAGCATTTCGGCAAGATCATCGCCAACAAATCCTTTAAGCGCGAAGACATCGTACTGTTCAGCAAATGCGGGATCAGAATGTCGCAGGATAAATACCTGACCTACTACGATAACTCACGTGAGCACATTATCAACAGCATTAACGGTTCGCTCAAAAGGCTCAAAACCGATTATCTGGACATTTTCCTGCTGCACCAGAGCGACTTGCTAGCGGACCCGGAAGAGACGGCCATGGCATTAGCGGAAGTTGTAACTTCCGGTAAGGCCAAGCACATCGGCGTTGCGAACTTTACGGTTTTCCAGCACCAGTTGCTTGCTTCCTACCTCCGCATTCCGATCGTCACCAACCATATCGAGCTCAATCTGATGAACACGACGGCCATCGAGGACGGTCGCATTGATTTCATCAAACAGAGTTTCAGCAAACCGCTCGCGTGGGCTCCGCTTGCCGGAGGAAAAATCCTGAATGGAACCGACGACAAAGCAGTGCGGCTGAGAGCCAAGCTGGACGAGATCGGTAAAAAATACGACGCCAATATTGAGCAAACGGCCGTCGCATGGCTCATGAAACTGGGCACTTTGCCCATTATCGGATCACTTTCGGAAGCTCGTATCCGCAATGGCGCCAGTGCCTCGGACATCAAACTGACGCGAGAGGACTGGTACGAAATCTACCAGGTTGTCGGGAAATAA
- the prfA gene encoding peptide chain release factor 1: MIDKLEAIKERFEEVSQQIIQPEVVSDSTRYSKISKEYKDLGRIVEQYALYQKLQKDIAGTKELIATEKDEDLREMAKEELDDLLPKLEELEQNIKELLIPKDPNDSRNIILEIRGGTGGDEAAIFAGDLFRMYQRFIEKMGWRSSVMDYTEGTNGGYKEIICKVEGEDVYGKMKFESGVHRVQRVPATESQGRIHTSAASVAVLPEAEEVDVQINMNDVRIDTFQSSGAGGQSVNTTYSAVRLTHIPSGLVVSCQDERSQLKNKDRALSVLRSRLYEIELKKHNDAISSQRKSMVGSGDRSDKIRTYNYPQSRITDHRIGYTVYNLPAVMEGDIADLIEKLRIAENAERMQEGEAV, from the coding sequence ATGATCGATAAATTAGAAGCTATAAAAGAACGGTTTGAAGAGGTTTCTCAACAAATCATCCAACCGGAAGTTGTATCCGATTCTACGCGTTATTCCAAGATCAGTAAAGAGTATAAAGACCTTGGCAGGATTGTGGAGCAATATGCGCTTTACCAGAAGTTGCAGAAGGACATCGCCGGTACAAAAGAACTTATAGCGACTGAAAAAGACGAAGATCTGCGCGAAATGGCTAAGGAAGAGCTCGACGACCTGCTTCCGAAGCTGGAAGAGCTTGAACAGAACATCAAAGAACTGCTCATTCCGAAGGACCCGAACGACAGCCGCAACATTATCCTGGAAATCCGGGGCGGCACCGGCGGCGACGAAGCGGCCATATTCGCCGGCGACCTGTTCAGAATGTACCAGCGGTTTATTGAAAAAATGGGCTGGCGGTCATCCGTCATGGACTATACCGAAGGCACCAATGGTGGCTATAAAGAGATTATCTGCAAGGTAGAGGGCGAGGATGTGTACGGTAAAATGAAGTTCGAATCGGGCGTGCACCGTGTGCAGCGCGTACCTGCCACCGAATCTCAGGGCCGCATTCACACATCTGCTGCGTCGGTGGCCGTGTTGCCGGAGGCAGAGGAGGTGGATGTGCAGATCAATATGAACGATGTGCGGATTGATACTTTCCAATCGTCAGGTGCGGGAGGACAATCGGTTAACACTACTTATTCCGCGGTACGTTTGACCCACATTCCTTCCGGACTCGTGGTAAGCTGCCAGGATGAGCGTTCGCAGCTCAAAAACAAGGACCGCGCATTGAGCGTACTACGTTCACGTCTGTACGAAATCGAGCTGAAAAAGCACAACGACGCAATTTCTTCACAACGCAAATCGATGGTAGGAAGCGGCGACCGCTCCGACAAAATCCGGACATACAACTACCCGCAAAGCCGCATTACCGACCACCGCATCGGCTACACGGTATACAACCTCCCGGCCGTCATGGAAGGCGATATAGCCGACCTTATTGAAAAACTGCGTATCGCAGAAAACGCCGAAAGAATGCAGGAAGGCGAAGCGGTGTAG
- the fbp gene encoding class 1 fructose-bisphosphatase yields the protein MATKTVQDLVVPVGVTLDRFIMHSQSAFPYATGELSQLLRDIALAGKIINREINRAGLIDVAGGNGTENVQGEDQQKLDIVANVRFIRALKNGGEVCAILSEEEEDIIHTGNDHGKYVVAMDPLDGSSNIDVNVSIGSIFSIYRRVTPINGPASMEDFLQGGRKQVAAGYILYGSSTMLVYSTGDGVNGFTFDQSLGEFILSHKNIGTPAEGKIYSVNEGHYHSYPPFVQQYVAQCKSRNFSARYIGSLVGDFHRNMLKGGIYLYPSTKKDPKGKLRLLYECYPLAFIAEKSGGKASDGFGSILDIVPQSFHQRSPLYIGSAELVDDVVKG from the coding sequence ATGGCGACGAAAACAGTTCAGGATCTGGTGGTGCCGGTAGGCGTCACACTCGACCGGTTTATCATGCACAGCCAAAGTGCATTCCCTTATGCGACCGGCGAATTGTCGCAGCTGCTTCGTGACATTGCGCTCGCGGGTAAGATTATCAACCGGGAGATCAACCGCGCCGGACTGATCGACGTTGCGGGCGGCAACGGCACGGAAAATGTGCAGGGGGAAGACCAGCAAAAACTCGACATCGTCGCTAATGTACGTTTCATCCGCGCCCTGAAAAACGGCGGGGAAGTGTGCGCCATTCTTTCGGAAGAGGAGGAAGACATTATACACACAGGCAACGACCACGGCAAATACGTAGTGGCCATGGACCCCCTCGACGGCTCCTCGAACATCGACGTGAATGTATCGATCGGCTCCATCTTCTCCATTTACCGGCGCGTGACGCCCATTAACGGCCCGGCGTCGATGGAAGATTTCCTGCAAGGCGGCCGGAAGCAGGTGGCTGCGGGGTACATATTATATGGCTCCTCCACGATGCTCGTGTATTCGACGGGCGATGGCGTGAACGGGTTTACGTTCGATCAGTCGCTGGGAGAATTCATTTTATCCCACAAAAACATTGGTACGCCAGCCGAGGGAAAGATTTACTCCGTGAACGAGGGGCATTACCACAGCTATCCGCCGTTTGTGCAGCAATATGTAGCACAATGCAAGTCGCGGAATTTCAGCGCGAGATACATTGGTTCGCTCGTCGGCGATTTTCACCGGAATATGCTCAAAGGCGGCATTTACCTTTATCCATCTACCAAAAAGGACCCGAAAGGCAAGCTCAGGCTGCTTTATGAGTGCTACCCGCTGGCATTTATTGCTGAAAAATCGGGCGGTAAGGCCAGCGATGGCTTTGGCAGCATTCTCGACATCGTTCCGCAGTCGTTTCACCAGCGTTCACCGCTTTACATCGGCTCGGCGGAGCTCGTCGACGACGTTGTGAAGGGCTGA